One genomic region from Cyclopterus lumpus isolate fCycLum1 chromosome 20, fCycLum1.pri, whole genome shotgun sequence encodes:
- the pfkpa gene encoding ATP-dependent 6-phosphofructokinase, platelet type isoform X9, translating into MAKPESKKIFFENLSGAGKAIAVLTSGGDAQGMNAAVRAVVRMGLYVGAKVYFIHEGYQGMVDGGENIEEASWESVSSMLQVGGTVIGSARCKEFRSHEGRLKAALNLVQQGITNLCVIGGDGSLTGANLFREEWSGLLAELVEQGSIEADAVSKYSALHIVGMVGSIDNDFCGTDMTIGTDSALHRIIEVVDAIMTTAQSHQRTFVLEVMGRHCGYLALVSALACGADWVLIPEMPPEDGWEDKMCQKLSANRAGMKRLNILIVAEGAIDRSNRPITTDYIKDLVVKCLGFDTRVTILGHVQRGGTPSAFDRILASRMGVEAVLALLETTANTPACVVSLCGNQSVRLPLMECVQMTQEVQRAMDGKRFEEAVKLRGRSFENNLKTYKLLAHRKPESELPTSNFNVAVLNVGAPAAGMNAAVRSAVRVGISEGHKMFAVSDGFEGFYKGQIREIKWADVGGWTGQGGSLLGTKRTLPAKHVDKIAEQMREHNINALLIVGGFEAFLSLLELLTARGKYDEFCVPMVMVPATVSNNVPGSDLSIGADTALNAITATCDRIKQSASGTKRRVFIIETMGGYCGYLASVGGLAAGADAAYIFEEPFDIKDLQANVEHLTEKMKTSIQRGLVLRNENCNENYTTDFIYQLYSEEGRGVFDSRKNVLGHMQQGGAPSPFDRNFGTKISAKAMQWVTKKLVETFRHGRVFANTEDSCCLLGMRRRALVFQPVVQLKGETDFVHRIPKEQWWLKLRPLMKILAKYKTSYDVSDSGQLEHVVRNRPKESDASVAM; encoded by the exons ATGGCGAAGCCAGAAAGCAAGAAGATATTCTTCGAGAACCTGTCGGGAGCGGGCAAAGCCATCGCGGTGCTGACGAGCGGAGGGGATGCTCAAG gtatGAATGCTGCTGTACGTGCCGTGGTTCGAATGGGGTTATATGTGGGAGCAAAAGTTTATTTCATTCATGAG ggATATCAGGGTATGGTGGACGGTGGGGAGAACATAGAGGAAGCCTCATGGGAAAGTGTCTCCAGCATGCTACAAGTG GGTGGGACTGTCATCGGCAGCGCCCGCTGTAAGGAGTTTCGCAGCCACGAGGGTCGCCTGAAGGCCGCCCTCAACCTGGTGCAGCAGGGCATCACCAACCTGTGCGTGATCGGTGGAGATGGCAGTCTGACGGGAGCCAACCTCTTCAGGGAGGAATGGAGCGGGCTGCTGGCAGAGTTGGTGGAGCAAG GCTCGATCGAGGCCGACGCCGTCTCAAAGTACTCGGCCCTTCACATCGTGGGGATGGTTGGCTCCATTGATAACGACTTCTGTGGGACCGACATGACGATCGGCACCGACTCCGCTCTGCACAGAATCATCGAAGTGGTGGACGCAATTATGACAACTGCACAGAG TCACCAGAGAACATTTGTGTTAGAGGTCATGGGCAGACATTGTGG CTACCTGGCCTTGGTGAGCGCCCTGGCTTGTGGAGCAGACTGGGTGTTGATCCCTGAGATGCCCCCAGAGGACGGCTGGGAGGACAAGATGTGTCAAAAACTGTCTGCG AACCGAGCAGGGATGAAAAGGCTGAATATCTTAATTGTAGCCGAAGGGGCGATTGATCGTAGCAACAGGCCCATTACTACTGACTATATCAAGGAT CTCGTCGTCAAATGCTTGGGCTTCGACACGCGAGTGACGATCCTCGGCCACGTGCAGAGAGGAGGGACCCCCTCGGCTTTTGACCGCATCCTG GCCAGTCGGATGGGTGTGGAGGCTGTCCTTGCACTTCTGGAGACCACCGCTAACACGCCAGCCTGTGTGGTCTCTCTGTGCGGTAACCAATCGGTGCGCCTGCCTCTGATGGAGTGTGTACAGATG acTCAAGAGGTCCAGAGGGCCATGGACGGGAAGCGGTTTGAGGAGGCTGTTAAGCTCCGGGGCAG GAGTTTTGAAAACAACCTGAAGACGTACAAACTGCTGGCTCACCGTAAACCAGAATCCGAACTGCCGACT AGCAACTTCAACGTGGCGGTGTTGAATGTCGGCGCCCCTGCGGCGGGCATGAATGCCGCCGTGCGTTCAGCTGTCAGGGTGGGCATCTCCGAGGGGCACAAGATGTTCGCCGTCAGTGATGGGTTTGAGGGGTTCTACAAAGGACAG ATTAGGGAGATTAAATGGGCTGATGTCGGAGGATGGACAGGACAAGGTGGATCTCTGTTGGGAACCAAAAG AACACTTCCTGCTAAGCATGTTGATAAAATTGCCGAGCAGATGCGAGAGCACAACATCAATGCTCTGCTAATTGTTGGTGGATTTGAG GCCTTCCTGTCACTGCTGGAATTGTTAACGGCGCGTGGGAAATATGACGAGTTCTGCGTGCCCATGGTCATGGTCCCAGCCACTGTCTCCAACAATGTGCCGGGCTCAGACCTCAGCATCGGCGCTGACACGGCTCTGAACGCCATCACTGCT ACTTGCGACCGCATCAAGCAGTCGGCCAGCGGGACCAAGAGGCGCGTGTTCATCATTGAGACCATGGGGGGCTACTGCGGCTACCTGGCCAGCGTGGGAGGTCTGGCGGCCGGAGCCGACGCCGCCTACATCTTCGAGGAGCCGTTTGACATCAAAGACCTGCAG GCCAACGTCGAGCATTTGACTGAGAAAATGAAGACCAGCATTCAAAGAGGTCTAGTCCTCAG gaatgAGAACTGTAATGAAAACTACACCACAGACTTTATCTACCAGCTGTACTCTGAAGAAGGGAGGGGGGTGTTCGACTCCAGGAAGAATGTGCTTGGACATATGCAGCAG GGAGGAGCGCCGTCTCCTTTCGACCGCAACTTCGGGACCAAGATCTCCGCCAAGGCGATGCAGTGGGTCACCAAGAAGCTGGTGGAGACATTCAGACATG GCCGAGTGTTCGCTAACACCGAGGACTCCTGCTGCCTGCTGGGGATGCGGCGCAGGGCTCTGGTCTTCCAGCCCGTTGTGCAACTCAAGGGCGAGACCGACTTTGT TCACAGGATCCCCAAGGAGCAGTGGTGGTTGAAGCTGCGTCCGCTGATGAAGATCCTGGCGAAGTACAAGACGAGCTACGACGTGTCGGACTCCGGTCAGCTGGAGCACGTCGTGCGCAACCGGCCCAAAGAGTCGGACGCTTCGGTCGCCATGTGA
- the pfkpa gene encoding ATP-dependent 6-phosphofructokinase, platelet type isoform X11, producing the protein MAKPESKKIFFENLSGAGKAIAVLTSGGDAQGMNAAVRAVVRMGLYVGAKVYFIHEGYQGMVDGGENIEEASWESVSSMLQVGGTVIGSARCKEFRSHEGRLKAALNLVQQGITNLCVIGGDGSLTGANLFREEWSGLLAELVEQGSIEADAVSKYSALHIVGMVGSIDNDFCGTDMTIGTDSALHRIIEVVDAIMTTAQSHQRTFVLEVMGRHCGYLALVSALACGADWVLIPEMPPEDGWEDKMCQKLSATRSRGTRLNIIIVAEGAIDRHGKPITSGIVKDLVVKCLGFDTRVTILGHVQRGGTPSAFDRILASRMGVEAVLALLETTANTPACVVSLCGNQSVRLPLMECVQMTQEVQRAMDGKRFEEAVKLRGRSFENNLKTYKLLAHRKPESELPTSNFNVAVLNVGAPAAGMNAAVRSAVRVGISEGHKMFAVSDGFEGFYKGQIREIKWADVGGWTGQGGSLLGTKRTLPAKHVDKIAEQMREHNINALLIVGGFEAFLSLLELLTARGKYDEFCVPMVMVPATVSNNVPGSDLSIGADTALNAITATCDRIKQSASGTKRRVFIIETMGGYCGYLASVGGLAAGADAAYIFEEPFDIKDLQANVEHLTEKMKTSIQRGLVLRNENCNENYTTDFIYQLYSEEGRGVFDSRKNVLGHMQQGGAPSPFDRNFGTKISAKAMQWVTKKLVETFRHGRVFANTEDSCCLLGMRRRALVFQPVVQLKGETDFVHRIPKEQWWLKLRPLMKILAKYKTSYDVSDSGQLEHVVRNRPKESDASVAM; encoded by the exons ATGGCGAAGCCAGAAAGCAAGAAGATATTCTTCGAGAACCTGTCGGGAGCGGGCAAAGCCATCGCGGTGCTGACGAGCGGAGGGGATGCTCAAG gtatGAATGCTGCTGTACGTGCCGTGGTTCGAATGGGGTTATATGTGGGAGCAAAAGTTTATTTCATTCATGAG ggATATCAGGGTATGGTGGACGGTGGGGAGAACATAGAGGAAGCCTCATGGGAAAGTGTCTCCAGCATGCTACAAGTG GGTGGGACTGTCATCGGCAGCGCCCGCTGTAAGGAGTTTCGCAGCCACGAGGGTCGCCTGAAGGCCGCCCTCAACCTGGTGCAGCAGGGCATCACCAACCTGTGCGTGATCGGTGGAGATGGCAGTCTGACGGGAGCCAACCTCTTCAGGGAGGAATGGAGCGGGCTGCTGGCAGAGTTGGTGGAGCAAG GCTCGATCGAGGCCGACGCCGTCTCAAAGTACTCGGCCCTTCACATCGTGGGGATGGTTGGCTCCATTGATAACGACTTCTGTGGGACCGACATGACGATCGGCACCGACTCCGCTCTGCACAGAATCATCGAAGTGGTGGACGCAATTATGACAACTGCACAGAG TCACCAGAGAACATTTGTGTTAGAGGTCATGGGCAGACATTGTGG CTACCTGGCCTTGGTGAGCGCCCTGGCTTGTGGAGCAGACTGGGTGTTGATCCCTGAGATGCCCCCAGAGGACGGCTGGGAGGACAAGATGTGTCAAAAACTGTCTGCG ACCCGTTCCAGGGGCACAAGGCTGAACATAATCATAGTGGCAGAGGGAGCCATTGACAGGCATGGGAAGCCTATAACTTCTGGTATAGTCAAGGAT CTCGTCGTCAAATGCTTGGGCTTCGACACGCGAGTGACGATCCTCGGCCACGTGCAGAGAGGAGGGACCCCCTCGGCTTTTGACCGCATCCTG GCCAGTCGGATGGGTGTGGAGGCTGTCCTTGCACTTCTGGAGACCACCGCTAACACGCCAGCCTGTGTGGTCTCTCTGTGCGGTAACCAATCGGTGCGCCTGCCTCTGATGGAGTGTGTACAGATG acTCAAGAGGTCCAGAGGGCCATGGACGGGAAGCGGTTTGAGGAGGCTGTTAAGCTCCGGGGCAG GAGTTTTGAAAACAACCTGAAGACGTACAAACTGCTGGCTCACCGTAAACCAGAATCCGAACTGCCGACT AGCAACTTCAACGTGGCGGTGTTGAATGTCGGCGCCCCTGCGGCGGGCATGAATGCCGCCGTGCGTTCAGCTGTCAGGGTGGGCATCTCCGAGGGGCACAAGATGTTCGCCGTCAGTGATGGGTTTGAGGGGTTCTACAAAGGACAG ATTAGGGAGATTAAATGGGCTGATGTCGGAGGATGGACAGGACAAGGTGGATCTCTGTTGGGAACCAAAAG AACACTTCCTGCTAAGCATGTTGATAAAATTGCCGAGCAGATGCGAGAGCACAACATCAATGCTCTGCTAATTGTTGGTGGATTTGAG GCCTTCCTGTCACTGCTGGAATTGTTAACGGCGCGTGGGAAATATGACGAGTTCTGCGTGCCCATGGTCATGGTCCCAGCCACTGTCTCCAACAATGTGCCGGGCTCAGACCTCAGCATCGGCGCTGACACGGCTCTGAACGCCATCACTGCT ACTTGCGACCGCATCAAGCAGTCGGCCAGCGGGACCAAGAGGCGCGTGTTCATCATTGAGACCATGGGGGGCTACTGCGGCTACCTGGCCAGCGTGGGAGGTCTGGCGGCCGGAGCCGACGCCGCCTACATCTTCGAGGAGCCGTTTGACATCAAAGACCTGCAG GCCAACGTCGAGCATTTGACTGAGAAAATGAAGACCAGCATTCAAAGAGGTCTAGTCCTCAG gaatgAGAACTGTAATGAAAACTACACCACAGACTTTATCTACCAGCTGTACTCTGAAGAAGGGAGGGGGGTGTTCGACTCCAGGAAGAATGTGCTTGGACATATGCAGCAG GGAGGAGCGCCGTCTCCTTTCGACCGCAACTTCGGGACCAAGATCTCCGCCAAGGCGATGCAGTGGGTCACCAAGAAGCTGGTGGAGACATTCAGACATG GCCGAGTGTTCGCTAACACCGAGGACTCCTGCTGCCTGCTGGGGATGCGGCGCAGGGCTCTGGTCTTCCAGCCCGTTGTGCAACTCAAGGGCGAGACCGACTTTGT TCACAGGATCCCCAAGGAGCAGTGGTGGTTGAAGCTGCGTCCGCTGATGAAGATCCTGGCGAAGTACAAGACGAGCTACGACGTGTCGGACTCCGGTCAGCTGGAGCACGTCGTGCGCAACCGGCCCAAAGAGTCGGACGCTTCGGTCGCCATGTGA